A part of Paraliobacillus zengyii genomic DNA contains:
- a CDS encoding penicillin-binding protein: protein MKKNKTTSTMANLFILIFVVIFLTLSGRFLYIQATGEIQGIDLQEWADDRRTNNYAIEANRGTIYDRNGMDLAQDRATYSLYAIVDEAYSTNLDNPKHVDNVDKTAEALAPLLDMEVAEVKSVLQTGIENDKFQVEFGANGSQLSQEVKLDIEALDLPGINFDEEAKRYYPNGTFASQIIGLAQKNDDSIITGITGIEAQLDDYLQGTNGSISYKRDKYNTKLLDPDEIIQEEEDGDNVYLTIDQKIQTFLEDAMSQVVEDYNPARITATVIDPKTGEILAMSNRPSYNPNDLENVENWYNDVVSTPIEPGSTMKAFTLAAAIEEGVYNGDELYESGSYKIDEIEKPITDYNQSWGLIPFDEGIRRSSNVAVSKLVWEKMGTETFLEYLNAFHFDQNTGIDLPREQAGTILYNYTIEKLTTAYGQGSTVTPIQLIQAATALANDGNMMKPYVISKITDSETGQIVEETESEVVGNPISEETANQVLDILETVVTEEDGTAHNIYNLSDYSVAGKTGTAQLSQGGYLTGANNYIFSFLGMAPKEDPELIMYITVQQPELEVGEAGSAPVSYIFKNVMENSLHYLNIQPDKEEQETVATYTFPEVIGESVDEVKANLEENDLKVTMIGNGESVTASSVTSGEKVVSGEHILLVTDNPTMPNITGWSLRNVIELGELVDLDLEYIGSGYATSQSVKTGSDIGENTYMMVEFSPPENTEEESEDESEEETTSEND, encoded by the coding sequence GTGAAGAAAAATAAAACGACATCGACGATGGCAAACCTATTCATACTTATATTTGTCGTGATATTTTTAACACTATCTGGTCGCTTTTTATACATACAAGCAACTGGTGAAATTCAGGGAATAGATTTACAAGAATGGGCGGATGATCGTAGGACGAATAATTACGCAATAGAAGCAAACCGAGGAACGATTTATGATCGTAATGGCATGGATCTTGCGCAAGATCGGGCAACATATAGCTTATATGCGATTGTTGATGAGGCTTATTCTACAAACCTTGATAATCCCAAACATGTGGATAATGTAGATAAGACTGCAGAAGCATTAGCACCTTTGTTGGATATGGAAGTAGCAGAAGTTAAATCTGTTCTTCAAACGGGTATAGAAAATGATAAATTTCAAGTAGAATTTGGTGCAAATGGTAGTCAGTTAAGTCAAGAAGTGAAGTTGGATATTGAAGCACTCGATTTACCAGGAATAAATTTCGATGAAGAAGCAAAGCGTTATTATCCAAATGGTACTTTCGCTTCTCAGATAATCGGTCTTGCCCAAAAAAATGATGATTCAATTATTACTGGTATAACAGGTATTGAAGCGCAATTAGATGATTACTTACAAGGAACGAATGGTTCAATTTCGTATAAACGGGATAAATACAATACTAAATTACTAGACCCTGATGAAATTATTCAAGAAGAAGAAGATGGGGACAATGTTTACCTAACAATTGACCAAAAAATTCAAACATTCCTAGAGGATGCAATGTCACAAGTGGTAGAAGATTACAATCCTGCACGTATTACTGCCACAGTCATTGATCCAAAAACGGGAGAAATATTAGCGATGAGTAACAGGCCAAGTTATAATCCAAATGACCTTGAAAACGTTGAGAATTGGTATAATGATGTGGTATCGACGCCAATTGAACCTGGTTCTACTATGAAAGCTTTTACTTTAGCTGCAGCAATTGAAGAAGGCGTCTATAATGGTGATGAACTCTATGAATCTGGAAGTTATAAAATTGATGAAATTGAAAAACCAATTACAGATTATAATCAATCATGGGGTTTGATACCATTTGATGAGGGTATTCGACGATCTTCAAACGTTGCTGTGTCTAAGTTAGTCTGGGAGAAGATGGGAACAGAAACGTTTTTAGAATACTTAAATGCGTTTCATTTCGACCAAAATACGGGGATTGATTTACCTAGAGAGCAGGCAGGGACAATACTGTATAATTATACGATTGAGAAGTTAACCACTGCTTATGGTCAAGGCTCAACTGTTACGCCAATTCAACTCATTCAAGCAGCTACAGCACTAGCTAATGATGGTAATATGATGAAGCCATACGTGATATCAAAAATAACGGATAGTGAAACTGGCCAAATTGTTGAAGAAACAGAATCAGAGGTAGTAGGCAATCCGATATCTGAGGAGACGGCAAACCAAGTACTTGATATATTAGAAACAGTTGTAACCGAAGAAGATGGAACAGCCCATAATATTTATAATTTATCTGATTATTCTGTTGCTGGTAAAACAGGTACAGCACAACTTTCTCAGGGTGGATATTTAACTGGGGCTAATAATTATATCTTTTCCTTTTTAGGGATGGCACCGAAGGAAGATCCAGAGCTTATTATGTACATTACGGTACAACAGCCTGAACTAGAAGTAGGAGAAGCAGGGTCTGCTCCTGTTTCTTACATTTTTAAAAATGTTATGGAGAATAGTTTACATTACTTAAATATTCAACCTGATAAAGAAGAACAAGAAACTGTTGCAACTTATACATTTCCAGAAGTTATAGGAGAATCTGTAGACGAAGTCAAAGCAAATTTAGAAGAAAACGATCTGAAAGTTACCATGATTGGTAATGGCGAGTCGGTTACAGCTTCATCTGTTACATCTGGCGAGAAAGTGGTATCTGGTGAACATATCTTGTTAGTTACAGATAATCCAACGATGCCAAACATTACTGGTTGGTCATTGCGCAATGTTATCGAGTTAGGTGAATTAGTTGATCTGGATTTAGAATATATAGGAAGTGGTTACGCCACCTCTCAAAGTGTCAAAACTGGATCAGATATAGGGGAAAACACCTATATGATGGTTGAATTTTCGCCACCTGAGAATACTGAAGAAGAGTCAGAAGATGAGTCAGAAGAAGAAACAACATCAGAAAATGATTAA